In a single window of the Streptomyces sp. HUAS ZL42 genome:
- a CDS encoding bifunctional UDP-sugar hydrolase/5'-nucleotidase, whose product MPAISQQHPSRRRRTHRLLAAAAGLATVGALAAAMPADAHDAKYGHPLPSRYQDVQLLSFNDLHGNLEPPSGSSGRVTELQADGTTKTIDAGGVEYLATHLREARKGKAYSITAAGGDMVGASPLISGLFHDEPTIEALNKLDLDVTSVGNHEFDEGAKELTRLQNGGCHPTAGCYTDEEFGGADFPYLAANVLNEKTGKPILKPYWVWKKKDVKIGFIGVTLEGTPGIVSADGVKGLTFKDEVETINKYAKVLQAQGVKSIVALIHEGGFPASTSYNYNCDSPGAGDGISGPIVDIAKNITPAVDALVTGHTHTAYVCTVNDPSGKPRMVTSAASFGRLYTDTTLTYDRWTGDIARTAVKSANHVVTRTVAKAPDMTELISKWNTLAAPIGNRPIGYISADITNSGTESPMGDLIADAQLAYGRQLDPETDLALMNPGGVRAGLTYAAKGAEGDGVVTYAEGFTVQPFANTVNLQDFTGAQLIQVLKEQVSGTNTAAPKILQPSSGLTYTLDLTKTGADRVVTDSIKLNGTAIDPAATYRVATNSFLAGGGDGFTTLGLGTNDLVGTDDLAALEQYLTANSSATNPIAPPVTNRITIVQ is encoded by the coding sequence ATGCCAGCCATATCCCAGCAGCACCCGAGCCGCAGACGCCGTACACACCGGCTTCTCGCGGCCGCCGCCGGACTCGCCACCGTCGGCGCGCTCGCCGCCGCCATGCCGGCGGACGCGCACGACGCCAAGTACGGCCACCCGCTGCCCAGCCGTTACCAGGACGTCCAGCTCCTGTCCTTCAACGACCTGCACGGCAACCTCGAGCCGCCGTCCGGTTCCTCCGGCCGGGTCACCGAGCTGCAGGCGGACGGCACGACGAAGACGATCGACGCGGGCGGCGTCGAGTACCTCGCCACGCACCTGCGCGAGGCGCGCAAGGGCAAGGCGTACTCCATCACCGCGGCGGGCGGCGACATGGTCGGCGCCTCCCCGCTGATCTCGGGCCTGTTCCACGACGAGCCCACCATCGAGGCGCTGAACAAGCTCGACCTCGATGTGACGAGCGTCGGCAACCACGAGTTCGACGAGGGCGCCAAGGAACTGACCCGTCTGCAGAACGGCGGCTGTCACCCGACGGCCGGCTGCTACACGGACGAGGAGTTCGGGGGCGCCGACTTCCCCTACCTCGCGGCGAACGTCCTGAACGAGAAGACCGGCAAGCCGATCCTCAAGCCGTACTGGGTGTGGAAGAAGAAGGACGTCAAGATCGGCTTCATCGGCGTCACTCTGGAGGGCACCCCGGGCATCGTCTCCGCTGACGGCGTCAAGGGCCTCACCTTCAAGGACGAGGTCGAGACGATCAACAAGTACGCCAAGGTGCTGCAGGCGCAGGGCGTGAAGTCGATCGTCGCCCTGATCCACGAGGGCGGATTCCCGGCGTCGACGTCGTACAACTACAACTGCGACTCCCCGGGTGCCGGTGACGGCATCTCCGGCCCGATCGTCGACATCGCGAAGAACATCACCCCGGCGGTGGACGCGCTGGTGACGGGCCACACCCACACCGCGTACGTCTGCACCGTCAACGACCCGTCGGGCAAGCCGCGCATGGTCACGTCGGCGGCGTCCTTCGGCCGTCTCTACACGGACACCACGCTGACCTACGACCGTTGGACGGGTGACATCGCCCGTACGGCGGTGAAGTCGGCGAACCACGTGGTCACCCGGACCGTCGCCAAGGCGCCGGACATGACCGAGCTGATCAGCAAGTGGAACACCCTGGCCGCGCCCATCGGCAACCGCCCCATCGGCTACATCTCGGCCGACATCACCAACTCCGGCACCGAGTCCCCGATGGGCGACCTGATCGCGGACGCGCAACTGGCGTACGGCAGGCAGCTCGACCCGGAGACGGACCTCGCGCTGATGAACCCGGGCGGTGTGCGGGCCGGTCTGACCTACGCGGCCAAGGGCGCCGAGGGCGACGGCGTGGTGACGTACGCCGAGGGCTTCACGGTGCAGCCCTTCGCCAATACGGTGAACCTGCAGGACTTCACCGGCGCCCAGCTGATCCAGGTCCTCAAGGAGCAGGTGAGCGGCACGAACACGGCCGCCCCGAAGATCCTGCAGCCCTCCTCGGGCCTGACGTACACGCTGGACCTGACGAAGACCGGCGCCGACCGCGTCGTCACGGACTCCATCAAGCTGAACGGCACGGCCATCGACCCGGCGGCCACCTACCGCGTCGCGACGAACAGCTTCCTCGCGGGCGGCGGCGACGGCTTCACCACGCTGGGCCTGGGCACCAACGACCTGGTCGGCACCGACGACCTGGCGGCCCTGGAGCAGTACCTGACGGCCAACTCCTCGGCCACGAACCCGATCGCACCGCCGGTGACGAACCGGATCACGATCGTTCAGTGA
- a CDS encoding phosphotransferase enzyme family protein: MRSTGDFIADTYALGNGSWTMTPVTRGALGQIWKLSGNGTSWAVKELLFGCDERQVDRESALRNAAEKLGISAPRLMPNRAETYVSQLPASLGGSYVKLYDWVDGTKADPSDPEILNWCGRTLAILHTAGEGASGTPDSWYEQCPQDADWAKLHEAVRRAGMPWADLLGRFIDTSAAALADHVTPSGPGDVVTSHLDMQPQNVLVGPAGPVLLDWDNAGSISAERELARAVYVWAGGNEFRADSARRLMRAYAGAGGRAVIESPHSFSMLFATVLNFVHVQAECAIDPTVTAEQREFASKQVVASLRDVPDLSAVYRLTEALATDG, encoded by the coding sequence ATGCGGAGCACGGGCGACTTCATCGCGGACACGTACGCACTCGGCAACGGATCCTGGACGATGACACCCGTCACCCGTGGCGCGCTGGGACAGATCTGGAAGTTGTCCGGGAACGGCACCTCGTGGGCGGTGAAGGAACTGCTCTTCGGCTGTGACGAGCGGCAGGTCGACCGGGAATCCGCACTGCGCAATGCCGCGGAGAAGCTGGGCATTTCCGCGCCCCGGCTCATGCCGAACCGCGCCGAGACATACGTGTCGCAGCTCCCGGCCTCACTGGGCGGGTCGTATGTGAAGCTGTACGACTGGGTCGACGGCACCAAGGCTGACCCTTCCGATCCGGAGATCCTCAACTGGTGCGGCCGGACCCTGGCCATCCTGCACACGGCCGGAGAGGGCGCGAGCGGGACACCGGACTCCTGGTACGAACAGTGCCCGCAGGATGCCGACTGGGCGAAGCTGCATGAGGCGGTTCGCCGGGCCGGCATGCCGTGGGCGGACCTGCTGGGCCGTTTCATCGACACCTCGGCGGCGGCGCTGGCGGACCATGTCACTCCGTCCGGACCCGGCGACGTGGTGACGTCACATCTCGACATGCAGCCGCAGAATGTCCTGGTCGGTCCGGCGGGGCCGGTTCTGCTCGACTGGGACAATGCCGGATCCATATCGGCGGAACGCGAACTCGCACGTGCCGTGTATGTATGGGCGGGCGGGAACGAGTTCCGTGCCGATTCCGCCCGGCGACTGATGCGGGCGTATGCGGGTGCCGGTGGCCGCGCGGTCATCGAGAGCCCGCACTCCTTCTCGATGCTTTTCGCAACGGTCCTGAACTTCGTCCACGTCCAGGCGGAATGCGCAATCGATCCGACCGTGACCGCTGAGCAGCGCGAGTTCGCGAGCAAACAGGTCGTCGCCTCGCTGCGGGACGTGCCGGACCTGAGCGCCGTATACCGATTGACGGAAGCTCTTGCGACCGATGGGTGA
- a CDS encoding pectinesterase family protein translates to MSEHRRQTTAKPRHRRRKTAVAVGVPLALTAAGTLAYGTDLGLFGADAQQKASAATSAAPAWATATADGFASVNALGQNGTYGGRDGRTVTVKTLADLEKYATASEPYVIVVAASINMNPVGKEIKVASNKTIVGSGTSGHIVGGGFFLGQGVHNVIIRNLTIRDAYQGVWNDKEHDYDGIQMDGAHHVWIDHNDIRHMADGLIDSRKDTTYLTVSWNKLSQENKAFGIGWTDNVTANITIHHNWIRETEQRNPSTDNVAHAHLYNNFLEDVAGTDIKSSYGNYSRGKTNMLLENSYFQGMTNPVVRDATATLVQRGNVFSGTTGKNESGGTGASWNPKTYYPYTLDKAADVPSLLKSGVGPRSSIGTTTTATTTAAARTLTVAQDGSGQYKSVQAAVNAVPANNASRVVISVKPGTYREIVKVPADKPHVTIQGSGASRKDTVIVYNNAAGTQKPDGSGTYGTPGSATVSVQSDDSQLRNLTVTNDFDEAKHQDIANQAVALLTQADKIVLDGVIVNGDQDTLEMETAAKDKLGRVYVTNSYITGNVDFVFGRATVVIDKSVITLKKRWNGTSAGYVTAPSTPANRKGILINRSTVNGDVSAGSFFLGRNWHPGGDTTVDPQTTVRNSTLSAAIKSTPWSDMGGFSWKDDRFAEYKNTGAGAGAGSASSNRPQLTDAQAAQQEVADWLGDWTPSAS, encoded by the coding sequence ATGAGCGAGCACCGCCGCCAGACGACAGCCAAGCCCCGCCACCGCAGAAGGAAGACGGCGGTGGCGGTCGGTGTCCCCCTCGCCCTGACCGCCGCCGGAACCCTCGCCTACGGCACGGACCTCGGCCTCTTCGGCGCGGACGCCCAGCAGAAGGCGTCCGCCGCCACCTCCGCCGCCCCCGCCTGGGCCACCGCCACCGCCGACGGCTTCGCCTCCGTCAACGCCCTCGGCCAGAACGGCACTTACGGCGGCCGGGACGGCAGGACCGTCACCGTGAAGACGCTCGCCGACCTGGAGAAGTACGCGACCGCGTCCGAGCCGTACGTCATCGTCGTCGCGGCGTCGATCAACATGAATCCGGTCGGCAAGGAGATCAAGGTCGCCTCGAACAAGACGATCGTGGGCTCCGGGACCTCCGGCCACATCGTCGGCGGCGGTTTCTTCCTCGGCCAGGGCGTCCACAACGTGATCATCCGGAACCTCACCATCCGGGACGCGTACCAGGGTGTCTGGAACGACAAGGAACACGACTACGACGGCATCCAGATGGACGGCGCCCACCACGTCTGGATCGACCACAACGACATCCGGCACATGGCCGACGGCCTGATCGACAGCCGCAAGGACACGACGTACCTGACCGTGTCCTGGAACAAGCTGAGCCAGGAGAACAAGGCCTTCGGCATCGGCTGGACCGACAACGTCACCGCGAACATCACGATCCACCACAACTGGATCCGCGAGACCGAGCAGCGCAACCCGTCCACGGACAACGTCGCCCACGCCCACCTCTACAACAACTTCCTGGAGGACGTGGCGGGGACGGACATCAAGTCCTCGTACGGGAACTACTCGCGCGGCAAGACGAACATGCTGCTGGAGAACTCGTACTTCCAGGGCATGACCAACCCGGTCGTCCGGGACGCCACGGCCACCCTCGTCCAGCGCGGCAACGTGTTCTCCGGCACCACCGGCAAGAACGAGAGCGGGGGGACGGGCGCGTCCTGGAACCCGAAGACGTACTACCCCTACACGCTCGACAAGGCGGCGGACGTGCCGTCCCTGCTGAAGTCCGGTGTGGGCCCGCGCAGTTCGATCGGTACGACGACCACGGCGACCACCACAGCGGCCGCCAGGACGCTCACCGTCGCGCAGGACGGCAGCGGACAGTACAAGTCAGTGCAGGCCGCGGTGAACGCCGTACCCGCGAACAACGCCTCCCGCGTCGTGATCTCCGTCAAGCCGGGCACGTACCGCGAGATCGTCAAGGTCCCGGCCGACAAGCCGCACGTGACCATCCAGGGCTCGGGCGCCAGCCGCAAGGACACGGTGATCGTCTACAACAACGCGGCGGGCACGCAGAAGCCGGACGGCTCGGGCACGTACGGCACTCCGGGCAGCGCGACCGTCTCCGTCCAGTCCGACGACTCCCAGCTCCGCAACCTCACCGTCACCAACGACTTCGACGAGGCGAAGCACCAGGACATCGCCAACCAGGCGGTGGCCCTGCTGACGCAGGCCGACAAGATCGTGCTGGACGGGGTCATCGTCAACGGCGACCAGGACACCCTCGAGATGGAGACCGCCGCCAAGGACAAGCTCGGCCGCGTCTACGTCACCAACTCCTACATCACGGGCAACGTCGACTTCGTCTTCGGCCGGGCGACGGTCGTGATCGACAAGTCCGTCATCACGCTGAAGAAGCGCTGGAACGGCACCTCGGCGGGGTACGTCACGGCCCCCAGCACCCCGGCGAACCGCAAGGGCATCCTGATCAACCGTTCCACCGTCAACGGCGATGTGTCCGCGGGCTCCTTCTTCCTCGGCCGCAACTGGCACCCGGGCGGCGACACCACGGTCGACCCGCAGACCACGGTCCGCAACTCCACCCTGAGCGCGGCGATCAAGTCCACCCCCTGGTCCGACATGGGCGGCTTCTCCTGGAAGGACGACCGCTTCGCCGAGTACAAGAACACGGGCGCGGGCGCGGGCGCGGGCAGCGCGAGCAGCAACCGCCCGCAGCTGACCGACGCTCAGGCGGCGCAGCAGGAGGTCGCGGACTGGCTGGGGGACTGGACACCTTCGGCTTCCTGA
- a CDS encoding sensor histidine kinase, translating into MNRIARRFRSLPIRTRLSLLVAAAVAFAVAAVSVTCWFIVQGKLYDQVDNDLQKSMGMPRLESQATAAVNNCTQQVSQDLGNGPRNTYFQVVTEDGKPCVLPYSAGVVKVTQADEDVIKTADKDNAQGIFHNGTDSDGNDVRVLALPVTVTDPNTLTTSNAALVIALPLKNTQSTLNELALILLLVSGIGVIGAGAAGLAVARAGLRPVDKLTETAEHIARTEDLSVRIPVGEDSEDEVARLSRSFNSMTSSLANSRELQQQLIADAGHELRTPLTSLRTNIELLTRSEETGRPIPEADRKALLASVKAQMTELAALIGDLQELSRSEGQRGERVQVVSFEETVEAALRRARLRGPELTITAALEPWYVRAEPAALERAVVNILDNAVKFSPGGGAIEVQLDGGVLTVRDHGPGIPADELPHVFDRFWRSPSARALPGSGLGLSIVARTVQQAGGEVTLARAEGGGTVATVRLPGAPTPPPEMP; encoded by the coding sequence GTGAACAGGATCGCCCGCCGGTTCCGGTCACTGCCGATCCGGACACGGCTGTCGCTGCTGGTGGCGGCGGCGGTGGCGTTCGCGGTGGCGGCGGTTTCGGTGACGTGCTGGTTCATCGTGCAGGGGAAGCTGTACGACCAGGTCGACAACGACCTGCAGAAGTCGATGGGCATGCCGAGGCTCGAGTCCCAGGCCACGGCCGCCGTCAACAACTGCACTCAGCAGGTGTCGCAGGATCTCGGCAACGGCCCCCGGAACACCTACTTCCAGGTGGTCACGGAGGACGGGAAGCCCTGCGTCCTGCCGTACTCCGCCGGCGTGGTCAAGGTCACCCAGGCCGACGAGGACGTCATCAAGACCGCGGACAAGGACAACGCTCAGGGAATCTTCCACAACGGCACCGATTCCGACGGCAACGACGTACGCGTCCTGGCCCTGCCTGTGACCGTCACCGACCCCAACACGCTGACCACGTCCAACGCCGCCCTCGTCATCGCCCTCCCCCTGAAGAACACCCAGTCCACCCTCAACGAACTCGCCCTGATCCTCCTCCTCGTCTCCGGTATCGGAGTCATCGGCGCCGGCGCCGCCGGCCTCGCTGTCGCCCGCGCGGGCCTGCGCCCCGTCGACAAGCTCACCGAGACCGCCGAGCACATCGCCCGCACCGAGGACCTGAGCGTCCGTATCCCGGTGGGCGAGGACAGTGAGGACGAGGTGGCCCGTCTCTCCCGCTCGTTCAACTCGATGACGTCGTCCCTGGCCAACTCCCGCGAGCTCCAGCAGCAGCTGATCGCGGACGCCGGCCACGAGCTCCGTACGCCGCTCACCTCCCTGCGGACGAACATCGAACTCCTCACCCGCAGCGAGGAGACGGGCCGCCCGATCCCCGAGGCGGACCGCAAGGCGCTGCTGGCGTCGGTGAAGGCGCAGATGACCGAACTGGCGGCCCTGATAGGCGACCTGCAGGAGCTGTCGCGTTCGGAGGGGCAGCGGGGTGAGCGCGTCCAGGTCGTGTCGTTCGAGGAGACCGTCGAGGCCGCGTTGCGCCGTGCCCGTCTGCGCGGGCCGGAGCTGACGATCACGGCGGCGCTGGAGCCCTGGTACGTACGGGCGGAACCGGCGGCGCTGGAGCGCGCGGTGGTCAACATCCTGGACAACGCGGTGAAGTTCAGCCCCGGCGGCGGAGCGATCGAGGTGCAGCTCGACGGTGGCGTCCTGACCGTGCGCGACCACGGCCCCGGCATCCCCGCCGACGAACTCCCGCACGTCTTCGACCGTTTCTGGCGCTCGCCCAGCGCGCGGGCGCTTCCGGGCTCCGGCCTGGGTCTGTCCATCGTGGCGCGCACGGTCCAGCAGGCGGGCGGCGAGGTCACGTTGGCCCGTGCGGAGGGCGGCGGCACGGTGGCGACGGTACGGCTGCCGGGGGCGCCGACGCCGCCGCCGGAGATGCCGTGA
- a CDS encoding response regulator transcription factor, translated as MSPAEGDRDTQRILIVDDEPAVREALQRSLAFEGYDTEVAVDGADALEKATAYRPDLVVLDIQMPRMDGLTAARRIRGAGDTTPILMLTARDTVGDRVTGLDAGADDYLVKPFELDELFARVRALLRRSSYAAAAGASAVEEDEALTFADLRMDLATREVTRAGRPVELTRTEFTLLEMFMAHPRQVLTREQILKAVWGFDFEPSSNSLDVYVMYLRRKTEAGGEPRLVHTVRGVGYVLRQGGAE; from the coding sequence ATGAGCCCCGCCGAAGGCGACCGTGACACCCAGCGCATCCTGATCGTCGACGACGAGCCGGCGGTGCGCGAAGCCCTCCAGCGCAGCCTCGCCTTCGAGGGGTACGACACCGAGGTCGCCGTGGACGGCGCCGACGCCCTGGAGAAGGCGACCGCGTACCGGCCCGACCTGGTCGTCCTCGACATCCAGATGCCGCGTATGGACGGCCTGACCGCGGCCCGCCGCATCCGCGGTGCAGGCGACACCACACCGATCCTGATGCTGACGGCCCGCGACACGGTCGGCGACCGGGTCACGGGGCTGGACGCCGGGGCCGACGACTACCTGGTGAAGCCCTTCGAGCTGGACGAGCTGTTCGCCCGTGTCCGCGCGCTGCTGCGCCGCAGCTCGTACGCGGCGGCGGCCGGAGCGAGCGCCGTCGAGGAGGACGAGGCCCTCACCTTCGCCGACCTGCGCATGGACCTCGCGACCCGGGAGGTGACGCGGGCCGGCCGGCCGGTCGAGCTGACGCGCACCGAGTTCACGCTGCTCGAGATGTTCATGGCGCACCCGCGCCAGGTCCTCACGCGTGAGCAGATCCTGAAGGCGGTCTGGGGCTTCGACTTCGAACCCTCGTCGAACTCGCTGGACGTGTACGTCATGTACCTGCGCCGCAAGACCGAGGCGGGCGGCGAGCCGCGCCTCGTGCACACCGTGCGGGGCGTCGGGTACGTGCTGCGGCAGGGTGGGGCCGAGTGA
- a CDS encoding S1C family serine protease yields the protein MTESIRRSGEYENPYQDEQQHAYPQQQHASSPVNPEWPPPPAYQPAPQPQQAEPVTVEPGTTVWPGQPAQAAFAAEGAGDGHGGGTGGGTALLTAVPAEPAPKKKRTRGPVALLAAVAIVAAAIGGGTAYAVQELTGKNEVATSTATTSVVPAGKKGDIAAIAAAVSPSIVEINATSNSGESTGSGVIITSDGEIITNNHVVSGASSIKVKTSDGKEYTAQVVGTDSKKDLALIKLQGASGLQAATLGDSSGVNVGDTVVAIGSPEGLTGTVTSGIVSALNRDVTVSTDEGQQQQQQGGGWPFEFGGRQFNGDTGSSTTTYKAIQTDASLNPGNSGGALIDMNGNVIGINSAMYSASAGSSGDAGSVGLGFAIPINTVKSDLATLRAGGSDN from the coding sequence ATGACCGAGAGCATCCGCCGCAGCGGCGAGTACGAGAACCCCTACCAGGACGAGCAGCAGCACGCGTACCCCCAGCAGCAGCACGCCTCCTCCCCCGTGAACCCGGAGTGGCCGCCCCCGCCGGCGTACCAGCCCGCGCCGCAGCCCCAGCAGGCCGAGCCGGTCACCGTCGAACCGGGCACCACGGTGTGGCCGGGTCAGCCCGCCCAGGCCGCCTTCGCGGCGGAGGGCGCCGGTGACGGCCACGGCGGCGGCACCGGCGGCGGCACGGCTCTCCTCACCGCCGTACCGGCCGAGCCCGCGCCGAAGAAGAAGCGCACGCGCGGCCCGGTGGCGCTGCTCGCCGCCGTGGCGATCGTCGCCGCGGCCATCGGCGGCGGCACCGCCTACGCCGTCCAGGAGCTGACCGGCAAGAACGAGGTCGCCACCAGTACCGCCACCACCAGCGTGGTGCCCGCCGGCAAGAAGGGGGACATCGCGGCGATCGCGGCGGCGGTCAGCCCGAGCATCGTCGAGATCAACGCGACCTCGAACTCCGGCGAGTCCACCGGCTCCGGCGTGATCATCACCAGCGACGGCGAGATCATCACCAACAACCACGTCGTCTCCGGCGCCTCGTCGATCAAGGTGAAGACCAGCGACGGCAAGGAGTACACCGCGCAGGTCGTCGGCACCGACAGCAAGAAGGACCTAGCGCTGATCAAGCTGCAGGGCGCCTCCGGTCTGCAGGCGGCCACCCTCGGCGACTCCTCCGGCGTGAACGTCGGCGACACCGTCGTGGCGATCGGCTCCCCCGAGGGTCTGACCGGCACCGTCACCAGCGGCATCGTCTCCGCCCTGAACCGTGACGTGACCGTCTCGACGGACGAGGGCCAGCAGCAACAGCAGCAGGGCGGCGGATGGCCGTTCGAGTTCGGCGGCCGGCAGTTCAACGGCGACACGGGCTCGTCCACGACGACGTACAAGGCGATCCAGACGGACGCGTCCCTGAACCCCGGCAACTCCGGCGGCGCGCTGATCGACATGAACGGCAACGTCATCGGCATCAACTCCGCGATGTACTCCGCCAGTGCCGGCTCCTCGGGCGACGCCGGCAGCGTCGGCCTCGGCTTCGCCATCCCGATCAACACCGTCAAGTCCGACCTGGCCACGCTTCGGGCCGGCGGCTCCGACAACTGA
- a CDS encoding LacI family DNA-binding transcriptional regulator, with protein sequence MAKVTRDDVARLAGTSTAVVSYVINNGPRPVAPATRERVLAAIKELGYRPDRVAQAMASRRTDLIGLIVPDARQPFFGEMAHAVEQAASERGKMVLVGNSDYVGEREVHYLRAFLGMRVSGLILVSHALNDLAAAEIDAWDARVVLLHERPEAIDDVAVVTDDLGGAQLAVRHLLEHGYDYVACMGGTAETPAVGDPVSDHVEGWRRAMAEAGISTEGRLFEAPYNRYDAYRVALEILSGPDRPPAIFCSTDDQAIGLLRAARELRLDVPGELAVAGFDDIKEAALADPPLTTIASDRSAMARAAVDLVLDDGVRVAGSRRERLKTFPSRLVVRTSCGCV encoded by the coding sequence GTGGCAAAGGTGACTCGGGACGACGTGGCGCGCTTGGCGGGGACTTCCACCGCCGTCGTCAGCTACGTCATCAACAACGGACCCCGGCCGGTCGCCCCGGCCACGCGCGAGCGTGTCCTCGCCGCCATCAAGGAGCTGGGCTACCGGCCCGACCGGGTGGCCCAGGCGATGGCGTCCCGCCGTACGGATCTCATAGGCCTGATCGTGCCGGACGCGCGCCAGCCCTTCTTCGGGGAGATGGCACACGCGGTCGAGCAGGCCGCGTCCGAGCGCGGAAAGATGGTGCTCGTCGGCAACTCCGACTACGTCGGCGAACGCGAGGTTCACTACCTGCGCGCGTTCCTCGGCATGCGCGTCTCGGGGCTCATCCTCGTCAGCCACGCGCTGAACGACCTGGCCGCCGCCGAGATCGACGCATGGGACGCCCGCGTGGTCCTCCTCCACGAGCGGCCCGAGGCCATCGACGACGTCGCCGTCGTCACCGACGACCTGGGCGGCGCCCAGCTCGCCGTACGCCACCTCCTCGAGCACGGCTACGACTACGTCGCCTGTATGGGCGGCACCGCCGAGACCCCCGCGGTCGGCGACCCCGTCTCCGACCACGTCGAGGGCTGGCGACGGGCCATGGCCGAGGCGGGGATATCGACGGAGGGGCGCCTGTTCGAAGCGCCGTACAACCGCTACGACGCCTACCGGGTCGCCCTGGAGATCCTCTCGGGCCCGGACCGCCCGCCCGCGATCTTCTGCTCCACCGACGACCAGGCCATCGGCCTGCTGCGCGCGGCGCGAGAGCTGCGCCTCGACGTGCCGGGGGAGCTGGCGGTCGCCGGCTTCGACGACATCAAGGAAGCGGCCCTCGCCGATCCGCCCCTGACGACGATCGCCTCGGACCGGTCCGCGATGGCCCGCGCGGCCGTGGACCTCGTCCTGGACGACGGTGTGCGGGTGGCCGGGTCGCGGCGCGAGCGGCTCAAGACGTTCCCGTCGCGGCTGGTCGTGCGGACGTCCTGCGGCTGTGTGTAG
- a CDS encoding winged-helix domain-containing protein: MSSLLLLTNALQPSTEVLPALGLLLHNVRVAPAEGPALVDTPGADVILIDGRRDLPQVRSLCQLLRSTGPGCPLILVVTEGGLAAVTADWGIDDVLLDTAGPAEVEARLRLAMGRQQIVNDDSPMEIRNGDLSVDEATYSAKLKGRVLDLTFKEFELLKYLAQHPGRVFTRAQLLQEVWGYDYFGGTRTVDVHVRRLRAKLGPEHEALIGTVRNVGYRFVTPEKADRATEDAKTKVDQAKLDDMDIEAAPVGSEVTAEA, translated from the coding sequence ATGAGTTCTCTGCTGCTCCTGACCAACGCCCTCCAGCCGTCGACGGAGGTGCTTCCGGCCCTCGGCCTGTTGCTGCACAACGTGCGAGTGGCTCCGGCGGAAGGCCCGGCCCTCGTCGACACCCCGGGTGCCGACGTCATCCTGATCGACGGACGGCGGGATCTGCCCCAGGTCCGCAGCCTGTGCCAGCTGCTGCGGTCCACCGGGCCGGGCTGCCCCCTGATCCTCGTAGTGACCGAGGGCGGTCTCGCGGCCGTCACCGCCGACTGGGGCATCGACGACGTCCTCCTCGACACCGCCGGTCCGGCGGAGGTCGAGGCACGGCTGCGTCTGGCCATGGGCCGGCAGCAGATCGTCAACGACGACTCCCCCATGGAGATCCGCAACGGCGACCTCTCGGTCGACGAGGCGACCTACTCCGCCAAGCTCAAGGGACGGGTCCTCGACCTCACTTTCAAGGAGTTCGAGCTCCTGAAGTACCTCGCCCAGCATCCGGGCCGCGTCTTCACGCGCGCACAGTTGCTGCAGGAGGTCTGGGGCTACGACTACTTCGGTGGCACCCGGACGGTCGACGTGCACGTACGAAGGCTGCGCGCCAAGCTCGGCCCCGAGCACGAGGCGCTGATCGGAACCGTCCGGAACGTCGGTTATCGATTCGTTACGCCCGAGAAGGCGGACCGCGCCACCGAGGACGCAAAGACCAAGGTGGACCAGGCAAAACTGGACGATATGGACATCGAGGCCGCTCCGGTCGGCTCCGAGGTCACCGCAGAGGCCTAG